Proteins from one Muntiacus reevesi chromosome X, mMunRee1.1, whole genome shotgun sequence genomic window:
- the LOC136154534 gene encoding actin-binding protein WASF1-like has product MSLNKGKDERPSNQSAGPRKIREELVYVTLTSLNNIARQVNDLNKYTEYIFGELTKEVDRLCFKLKILQNSVIQLTDGITQDDPNKGVSLQVRKSKRMFQNTAFQSQQVYSSKSVKRCGKHDSCVQTSSLTIPARHCQDGRESLKIYPVSYSEGEEKKGGKVKLKKKHLDYPYEPKRVPQGQPIEDNITVGHITDACGETSHSYVDQSAENSFCSFPFSEISKPLTKTVGKVLSSPLQQPMHRAGNVKNSHTYVNYGTGMGEDLKPQPRTRLKTEVFVSPTAPNSPPPLPPDWLAVLRASKRTSISSVMHSLPQLTQTVFSDPAASPPPDCLQTTLDTALLITPPETDFSPPTPEPFQCYELIPDDLVPQSEDQEMPPPLSPLVTSPRIKSRAAVTNLNDSASDVQSPRSSVPSRLISSLPPPPRYMVPPTSRSSIAPLPRSSTPQTLQSSIPPSSVSSYPQTSVSLIPLSKPSVAQLPRRSVSQPSGCLDTQSSRSSVAQPPGNLTTPYPRSSSLKSTKLSTLQSLFSFVQSPSSISSPWALSASQSSSTPVCPGFKQTPSPLPMINKARMALMEAIRKGVLLRKTKEQCIPKVKMEIPKNEASHILIRRKAMGYSSGISDSETDWMEEE; this is encoded by the coding sequence ATGTccttaaataaaggaaaagatgaaagGCCCTCAAATCAATCAGCAGGGCCCAGAAAAATTCGGGAGGAGTTAGTTTATGTAACCCTGACATCTTTAAACAATATAGCTAGACAAGTAAATGATCTAAATAAATATACTGAATACATATTTGGGGAACTAACGAAAGAGGTCGATAGGCTCTGTTTCAAACTTAAGATTTTGCAAAACAGTGTAATCCAGTTAACTGATGGCATTACCCAAGATGATCCAAATAAAGGAGTGTCCTTGCAAGTTAGAAAATCAAAGAGGATGTTTCAAAATACAGCTTTTCAATCACAGCAAGTATACTCTTCGAAATCTGTTAAAAGGTGTGGAAAACATGATTCCTGTGTACAGACATCATCTCTTACTATACCTGCTCGTCACTGCCAAGATGGTAGAGAAAGTTTAAAGATTTACCCTGTTTCATATTCTGAGGgtgaagaaaaaaagggagggaaGGTCAAGCTAAAGAAGAAGCACCTAGATTATCCATATGAGCCAAAACGTGTGCCTCAAGGTCAACCCATAGAAGATAATATTACAGTGGGCCATATCACAGATGCCTGTGGTGAGACCTCTCATTCATATGTAGATCAATCAGCCGAAAATTCATTTTGCTCTTTCCCATTTAGTGAAATCAGTAAACCTCTAACAAAAACTGTAGGAAAGGTGCTATCCAGCCCTCTACAACAGCCAATGCATAGAGCTGGCAATGTGAAAAATTCACATACCTATGTCAATTATGGAACTGGAATGGGAGAAGACTTGAAACCCCAACCTCGAACTCGTCTTAAAACAGAGGTGTTTGTGAGTCCCACAGCACCTAATTCACCACCTCCACTACCACCTGATTGGTTAGCTGTATTAAGAGCTTCAAAGAGGACAAGTATTTCCTCAGTAATGCATTCCCTGCCTCAACTTACACAAACtgttttcagtgatccagcagcaTCACCACCTCCTGATTGCCTGCAGACCACTCTTGATACAGCTCTTCTAATTACACCACCTGAAACAGATTTCTCTCCTCCAACACCTGAACCTTTCCAATGTTATGAACTGATACCGGATGATTTAGTCCCACAAAGTGAAGATCAAGAAATGCCTCCACCTTTATCTCCTCTAGTAACTTCACCTAGAATTAAATCGAGGGCTGCAGTTACAAATCTAAATGACTCTGCATCAGATGTGCAATCACCAAGATCTTCAGTTCCATCAAGACTAATATCTTCacttccaccaccaccaagatATATGGTTCCACCAACATCAAGATCTTCAATTGCACCATTACCAAGATCTTCAACTCCACAAACACTACAAAGTTCAATTCCACCATCATCAGTATCTTCATATCCACAAACATCAGTATCTTTGATTCCATTATCAAAACCTTCAGTTGCCCAGTTACCAAGACGTTCAGTTTCCCAACCTTCAGGATGTTTAGATACACAGTCATCAAGATCTTCAGTTGCACAACCACCAGGAAATTTGACTACACCATACCCAAGATCATCAAGTTTGAAGTCAACAAAATTGTCCACTCTACAATCACTGTTTTCCTTTGTACAGTCACCATCTTCCATATCAAGCCCTTGGGCGCTATCAGCGTCTCAATCTTCATCAACTCCAGTTTGTCCTGGCTTTAAGCAAACTCCATCACCTCTACCAATGATCAATAAAGCAAGGATGGCCTTGATGGAAGCAATAAGAAAAGGTGTTCTGCTACGCAAAACTAAAGAGCAATGCATACCCAAAGTCAAAATGGAGATTCCTAAAAATGAAGCAAGTCACATCCTGATCCGTCGTAAAGCTATGGGATACAGTTCTGGTATATCTGACAGTGAGACTGATTGGATGGAGgaagagtaa